The Octopus sinensis unplaced genomic scaffold, ASM634580v1 Contig00610, whole genome shotgun sequence genome includes the window acaactgatgcttcttaggtccaacttttctctcaaggtacttacactctgtcgagtatgaacactgacattacacatccatcggagcatactggcttcatttcttgcgagattatgcatatcctcagcagtcacggcccaagtttcaccgccatgtagcatggctgttcgtacacatgcatcatacagtctgccttttattctgagcgagaggcctttgtcaccagcagaggtaagagctctctgaactttgcccagcctattcttactctagtagttacactttcagcacacccacccccgctactgacttggtcacctaggtaatggaagctatcaacaatttctagtttttcttcctggaatgcagcggaagttggtctctgagcaTTTCAGTTATTATTGCTCCTGAGcgtctgccacatacaaaaactatcttcccattggcacaaggccagccagattggggaggggataagtcaattacattaactccagtgttcaactggcacttattttattgacctcagaaagatgaaaggtaaagttgacctcagcggaatttgaacttagaatgtggaaactgacaaaatactgctaagcatgcttcccagcattctaacaattcttactactttggtaataataataatcttttctactataggcacaaggcctgaaatgttgaagAAGGGAGATAGtagactacattgaccccagtatttcactggtacttaatttattgactgcgaaaggatgaaaggcaaagtcgattttggtggaatttgaactcagaacttagtgacagacaaaatactgctaacaattctgccagctcactttcaTCAaggagggtagggtaacacatcccagccaagctgttccattttaaagggttacagaattaacacaggttataggaacataaacctgctttcacgaaaagatagcttaaactgtgctctaaatggaggtgtagtcaaatcctattttatggactcaaccatgttctaaaataagtcgaaaggtaagctactgtgaatcggcacaaactttctggacaacccaatactatagGAACAAGCCTgatttttggtgggaggggactattcgattacatcaaccccagtgtgtcactggtacttaatttatcaaccccgaaatgatgaaaggcaaagtcaaccttggcagaattcgaattcagaacatagcagcagacgaaatactgctaagcatcttgcccagcatgctaacgattctgccagctcaccaccttaataatgataataataataataataataataataataattcctgatTAAGGTAcatggccagcagttttgagagtaGGGTTTAGTTGATATgactgacctcagtacttgactggtacattattttagcaaccccaaaacaatgaaaaacatctGGTCTTAGAAACCTTGCCACACAAAACAGGTGCATAATGCAGTCTTCTAATTCATCAGAGCCTgacaaactgttcaacccatgtgagcatggaagctgaatgttaaatgataaggAGGTTTGATTGACTGATCTATTGTTTCATACATCATTTATcatgtattcatttttatttgtaaCCTGGGTATGATGTGTATTCATGGGCTTTATGGTATGAGTATTGTCTCCATCATTAATAACTTGCTTTTGTGGTGAATTCTCTACACTGTGTGTTCTCTGCTAATACTTTCCTGTCTATTTTTGTTGTGCAttgtagtacatacatacatatacatacgtaacttTACTTTTCTTTGATACTTTCCCTTTGATGAAGAGCTAGCACCCAAAACATTAAGACCTCTTTTCTTTTTAAGCATTAAATTCATACAATATTTGTTAAAACTTTCTCTTATGTctcttatgttttcttttatgttcaTTGTATTTACAATACattcatttgtacatatgtatatgtcttgggttgtcagataaatttgtttgtccccccacctcaTTCCATTTTAATCTTTTCCAGTGTCATTTGAATTTACATGAAAAACATTTTCATTGtactctttttttgttgttttcttattatttgctttctctcttttgtAGCTCTATACCTTCTCTACAACTtttatcgtttttgaaatttgaataaatttctctttttttcagatatttgacAATGAAGTACCAAgtagaaagaaacaaatgaatttatctgacacaattctctctctctctctctctctatatatatatatatatatatatatatatatataatatatatatatgcacacacacataatatcaacacaaatatacatttgcaTGCGTAAATACATCTGCAGATTTAAGTAAAGCAATTGCTTcagttgatttatatatttatatattgatagattgTATAAATGTACCTCTGTTACAAAAGAGTTTCTCAATAAAGGCCCTTAATAATCTgtgattttttaatctttttggtttttttttcttcttgcaggCCTCACTGTAGAAATGGATAGGTAGCCTTTGGCGTATGTATGACCACCACCAGATGGCAGCACGCCTATCACAATATGGTGGCCATGGCAATGATTCCCGCACCCTTTGGTCaaaacaagagcagcagcaacagcagcatcagcagcatcagtCACATTATGTGCAGCAGCAAACTCGACCACAGCTGCAGCAGAGTGTGCGCGACTCTTCGTCATACCAACCCATGAAACGAGATGACTTTGACCATCGGCCCGTCTCCGTCACAAGTCATACATCTAGTGAAACTGAAGACTCCCAAAACCGAGACAGTCTGACCACTGTTCTCTTACCCTCGTCACCGCTGGCATCCTCAGGTAAACCTGGAAGAAGGGACCAGGTATCGATTGATCTCTCCTCCTTACCAGACATAAACTCTGAACGTGCTCGCTTTCGTACCCTTGAAGAAAGTCGACGACAGATCTTTACAAAACGATTCCCGAGTGCTCCTTACAAACCCATCAAACCCCTCACACGCAAACCATTCTGCCTCACATTCTGGAGCagtctccttttcttctttgctgCTCTCCTCACTTTTTTTCCATTCTATGCCATCATCTTTGCCTTCTTTCCCATCTGTGTTTTTCTCAAGATGGTACTCGCtacatgttgctgctgttgccaaGACTCTCATGCATGCACATGCTGTTGTGCAACACATCTGACAACGCATGAAAAAATGTGGCTACGATCGCCACCGCTGAACAGCGCTGTGATCCAGTGCCTTCTCGTGGTCGAGCATGGTCTGGACACGCCCACAATCAAGGATCTTCTCTACACACGGTTAATTATTGCTGAAAAACGGCGCAACCAAGCCACCTTTCCACGTCTTGTGCAGAAGGTGGTTCCATTCTGCACTGGATATGCATGGGTCTACGATGAAGACTTCAACCTAGAAAACCACATTCATACTTTATCGGACTTCATACATACTGAGGAAGAGTTACAGGACTTTGTGTCGGAAATGGCCAGCAAAGAACTAAACATGAATCATCCGTTGTGGGAGGTGCAAATTATCCATAATTTTGGACCGAGCAGAGACACCCTAATCCTGTTTCGGATCCACCCTTGTATGTCTGATAGCACAAGTCTTGTTAGAGTTTTTTTGAAGGCTTTTGTTGATAATCAACCTAACCTTAGTCCCACTCGCCACCTGCCCAAGGGTAGGATGTGCATGAACTATATTGGTGGAATTTTCACAGGTCCACTGGTGTTTTTACAGAAATGGCTCTGTACAAAATCAGATCTAAATCTATTGCATGGCAACCATGTTCATTTGTCGGGTCGCAAAATCGTGGCCTGGTCCCAACCTTTTAGTCTCTCTGTAGCTACCCGTGTGAAACAGATTGCTCGATGCACACTCAATGATCTCTTTATGTCGCTGGTGGCAGGAGGGTTACGGTCCTACCTGCAGCAGAACGGTATCGAGAACCCGTTTAACCTGAAGTGCATCATTCCAGTGAACATGCAGGTGTGCACCAACAACATGAGCAATCATTACGTGTTTATAAACAGCACAATTCCAACAAACACTGAAGGTGCAATTCCCCGCTTGTGGCATGTTAAGTGCAGCATGGCAAAATTTAAAAAGTCATCTGAGTACCTTGTGTTGAATGGTGCCATGTGGTTAAGTAGTTGTATGTTGCCAGAAAGCTGGCATGATCGCGTCTGGTCAACGATTAATAATCACTGTACATGCCTCATCTCAAACATGGCAGGGCCTGAGAATGTGCTCACACTTGACACGAAGGTCATACGTAGCATCATGTACTGGATGCCGACGCCTGACCAAGTGCCCATCGCAATATCATTCTTCACCTACGCTGAACAGATACGTATGGCTGTGATAGGGGATCGTTCTGTGCTTCCTAACCCAGAATTCCTcaccaaatattttgtgtttcagGTGAgtagcaattttttttctctctctttcactttcattgttgttattgttgcttataGAAAGCTGACAAAATCGCTCACCAAAcagaatgcttaacagtatttcatcagtttttacattcatcatcatcatcattgcttaacatctgccttccatgctagcagaggttggacgatttgacaggggctggctaggtttttgcagctggatgcccttcctaacaccagccacccaGCTGGTGTTaggacattctgagttcaaattctgaggtcatctttgcatttcatcctttcagggtcgataagataagcaccagtcaaatactggggtcaatgtaatcaacctaaGTCTTCCTGGATAAGAGTATAAAAACTGCACCCCTCTACCAAGCCATGTTGAGCCAGTGTGACAGTATGCTCATCAAACCAGTGGGATCTCAGGCTCAAATTTGCAGCCTCCACATCTGACCATGGTTGGTGGTGAGGACATGCTAAGTCCTTTGTCCTGCAAGGAACTGAACATAGGCAATCCAATCCAAGTTGttgataggtgtaggagtggctgtgtggtaagtagcttgcttaccaaccacatggttccaggttcaatcccactgcatggcaccttggccaaaggtcgtctactatagcctcgagccgaccaatgccttatgagtggatttggtagatggaaagtgaaagaagcccatcgtatatatatatgtatgtgtgtgtgtgtgtatatatttgtgtgtttgtgtttgttcccccccccccaacatcacttgacaacggatgctagtgtgtttacgtccccgtaacttagcagttcagcaaaagagaccgatagcataagtactaggcttccaaagaataagtcctggggtcaatttgctcgactaaaggtggtgctccagaatggccactgtcaaatgactgaaataagtaaaagagttagAGAGATAGTAGGGGAGGCAAAATAGCAAAATTTTTACTATGGTGACCAAACTGCTTgctggcatttcttctggcttgacattgtgagttcaaacatTGTCAAGGCTGATTTTGTCTTTCAGACCTTTAGGGTTGAAAAAAtacataccaaatccactcacaaggtgctgGTTGGCCCCAGGcctgtagttgaagacacttgctcaagctgacacatagtggaactgaacacaggtccatgtggttgagaagcaaatttcttaccatgcCAACCACACCTGTCACAGATACTGACTCAGATGGTAAAGAGGAATTCCAAAAACCTGGTGGAAAGTGTTTGATGTCTGAAATAAAGTTTATTGGGTGTAGTTTGTGTTGTAGTATTGTTCTTTTGTGAAttggaacttaaaaagaaaactgGCACTTCATCAGTTTCAACAAccaggtttccagttgatctgaaCTACAGAACAGTCAGCTTGTGAAATTaaaatgcaagtggttgagtactccacagacgtgcatgacacagaatgtgacaagtctggccctttgaaTGACAGGTGTAACTTAATTTTGCCAGCCGGAGCAacattaaataaagtgtcttgctcaaagacacatgGTGCTACCAGCAATCAAACTCATGGCCTTACGATTGCAAGCTGAATAAAAGGTTACCTTCTTGTATCATgccaactcataagggccggttccccAGTTTCTATGGTGTGTATATtcacccacctggacgggacgccagccctttgcaggattactcatttttgccagctgagtggactgaagcaacatgaaatgaagcatcACCCAGTGCAAGAATCGAagtcacaatcttacaatcacaagtcgaacaccctaaccaccgaCCCACAGGCC containing:
- the LOC115226948 gene encoding uncharacterized protein LOC115226948 — protein: MYDHHQMAARLSQYGGHGNDSRTLWSKQEQQQQQHQQHQSHYVQQQTRPQLQQSVRDSSSYQPMKRDDFDHRPVSVTSHTSSETEDSQNRDSLTTVLLPSSPLASSGKPGRRDQVSIDLSSLPDINSERARFRTLEESRRQIFTKRFPSAPYKPIKPLTRKPFCLTFWSSLLFFFAALLTFFPFYAIIFAFFPICVFLKMVLATCCCCCQDSHACTCCCATHLTTHEKMWLRSPPLNSAVIQCLLVVEHGLDTPTIKDLLYTRLIIAEKRRNQATFPRLVQKVVPFCTGYAWVYDEDFNLENHIHTLSDFIHTEEELQDFVSEMASKELNMNHPLWEVQIIHNFGPSRDTLILFRIHPCMSDSTSLVRVFLKAFVDNQPNLSPTRHLPKGRMCMNYIGGIFTGPLVFLQKWLCTKSDLNLLHGNHVHLSGRKIVAWSQPFSLSVATRVKQIARCTLNDLFMSLVAGGLRSYLQQNGIENPFNLKCIIPVNMQVCTNNMSNHYVFINSTIPTNTEGAIPRLWHVKCSMAKFKKSSEYLVLNGAMWLSSCMLPESWHDRVWSTINNHCTCLISNMAGPENVLTLDTKVIRSIMYWMPTPDQVPIAISFFTYAEQIRMAVIGDRSVLPNPEFLTKYFVFQVSSNF